Proteins encoded within one genomic window of Brachybacterium sp. P6-10-X1:
- a CDS encoding acyl-CoA dehydrogenase family protein, translated as MSTTSTPVPGTELLSEEHQRLAAQVREFADEVVAPASYTYDTERRLPMEIIAEMGRMGLFGLPIPREFDGQGKDYLSLCVAVEQLARVDQSIAVTLEAGLGLGAMPILSVGTRAQQERFLPALARGEELAAFGLTEADAGSDAGATRTTAELVDGQWVIDGTKQFITNSGTPITSLVTVTAVTGQRRRPDGRSSPELTSIIVPTDTPGFTALPGYDKVGWHTSDTHPLLLEDVRVPEENLLGERGRGFANFLAILDQGRVALAALCVGAAQGCLEQATEYAKRRIVFDRLLGDNQHIAFTLARMQARVAAARALMHEAAHRLDAGMPFSQEASLAKLVASEAAVDNARSACQIWGGNGFLNENVVARHHRDSRVLEVGEGSTEVQLSIIAKHLGFPKALTG; from the coding sequence GTGAGCACCACCTCCACCCCCGTCCCCGGCACCGAGCTGCTGAGCGAGGAGCACCAGCGGCTCGCCGCGCAGGTCCGCGAATTCGCCGACGAGGTGGTGGCGCCGGCCAGCTACACCTATGACACCGAGCGCCGGCTGCCGATGGAGATCATCGCCGAGATGGGACGGATGGGGCTGTTCGGGCTGCCGATCCCCCGCGAGTTCGACGGGCAGGGCAAGGACTACCTCTCGCTCTGCGTCGCGGTCGAGCAGCTGGCCCGGGTGGACCAGTCCATCGCCGTCACCCTGGAGGCCGGGCTCGGGCTGGGAGCGATGCCGATCCTCAGCGTCGGCACCCGCGCGCAGCAGGAACGGTTCCTCCCGGCCCTGGCCCGCGGCGAGGAGCTGGCGGCCTTCGGGCTGACCGAGGCGGATGCCGGTTCCGACGCCGGGGCCACCCGCACCACGGCCGAGCTCGTCGACGGGCAGTGGGTGATCGACGGGACCAAGCAGTTCATCACCAACTCCGGCACACCCATCACCTCCCTGGTGACCGTCACCGCCGTCACCGGGCAGCGTCGGCGCCCGGACGGACGCTCGTCCCCCGAGCTGACCAGCATCATCGTTCCCACCGACACTCCGGGGTTCACGGCCCTGCCGGGATACGACAAGGTCGGCTGGCACACCTCCGACACCCATCCGCTGCTGCTCGAGGACGTCCGCGTGCCCGAGGAGAACCTGCTGGGGGAGCGGGGCCGCGGCTTCGCCAACTTCCTCGCGATCCTCGACCAGGGGCGGGTGGCGCTCGCCGCGCTCTGCGTCGGCGCGGCCCAGGGCTGCCTGGAGCAGGCGACCGAGTACGCGAAGCGCCGGATCGTCTTCGATCGCCTGCTCGGCGACAACCAGCACATCGCCTTCACCCTCGCCCGGATGCAGGCCCGGGTGGCGGCCGCCCGCGCGCTGATGCACGAAGCTGCGCACCGGCTCGATGCCGGGATGCCCTTCAGCCAGGAGGCCTCGCTGGCCAAGCTCGTGGCCAGCGAGGCCGCGGTCGACAATGCCCGCTCCGCCTGCCAGATCTGGGGCGGCAACGGGTTCCTCAACGAGAACGTCGTCGCCCGTCATCACCGCGACTCCCGGGTGCTGGAGGTGGGCGAGGGCTCGACCGAGGTGCAGCTGTCCATCATCGCCAAGCATCTGGGCTTCCCCAAGGCGCTGACCGGCTGA
- a CDS encoding biotin carboxylase N-terminal domain-containing protein, which produces MLSSVLIAHRGEIAMRILRTVHDLGLTAIAVHTDEDSGAVHVAAADAAIRIGSYLDGEQIIAAATASGAEAVHPGYGFLSERADFARACARAGLVFIGPDAAAIGTMGDKISARAAVAARGVATVPGLAEPGLDDAALIAGAADVGFPLLVKPAAGGGGKGMHRVADPDQLPSALDTARREAAGAFGDDTLFLERWITSPRHIEVQILADAHGTVVHLGERECSLQRRHQKVIEEAPSPSLTPAQRERFGQAAIAAARAVRYRGAGTVEFIVDAAAPEQPFFLEMNTRLQVEHAVTEAVTGYDLVAEQIRIADGQPLSIRQDEVRASGHAIEARVYAEDPDAGFLPTGGTVLDLALPEGVRVDHALAVGTTVSSSYDPMLAKVIAHAPTREQAVASLDRALASTHVLGVVTNTAFLRALLALDEVVAGTVDTGLVQRRLDELTRPPPGPRTLAVAALVRWDRIARSRPDDLWHAPTGWRLGAQAPFTVRFDAADGAGEPGAVPRTVELTGSPAAARARIDGEEIALTLHPGAVTVDGIRLPLIRHGTETAVWIGLPGEDRELILHSPRRSVGVRDAAPALESPMPGTVTAVLAAEGAEVAAGDPVLVVEAMKMEHTLSAPSAGTVRLRVAVGDRVARGAELAQVITEQTVPDESLPDETVPDRTRRPDDEP; this is translated from the coding sequence ATGCTCAGCTCCGTCCTGATCGCCCATCGCGGCGAGATCGCGATGCGGATCCTCCGCACCGTCCACGACCTCGGCCTCACGGCGATCGCCGTGCACACCGACGAGGACTCCGGCGCCGTCCACGTCGCCGCGGCCGATGCGGCGATCCGGATCGGCTCCTATCTCGACGGGGAGCAGATCATCGCCGCCGCGACCGCTTCCGGTGCCGAGGCGGTCCACCCCGGGTACGGCTTCCTCTCCGAGCGCGCCGACTTCGCGCGCGCCTGCGCCCGGGCAGGGCTCGTGTTCATCGGCCCCGACGCCGCGGCGATCGGGACCATGGGCGACAAGATCTCCGCCCGCGCCGCGGTGGCGGCCCGCGGGGTGGCCACCGTGCCGGGCCTGGCGGAGCCGGGCCTGGACGATGCCGCGCTGATCGCCGGCGCCGCCGATGTCGGGTTCCCGCTGCTGGTCAAGCCCGCGGCCGGCGGCGGGGGCAAGGGGATGCACCGGGTCGCCGATCCCGACCAGCTGCCGTCCGCGCTGGACACGGCGCGACGCGAGGCCGCCGGCGCCTTCGGCGACGACACCCTGTTCCTGGAGCGGTGGATCACCTCCCCGCGGCACATCGAGGTGCAGATCCTCGCCGACGCCCACGGCACCGTGGTGCATCTGGGCGAGCGCGAGTGCTCCCTGCAGCGACGCCACCAGAAGGTGATCGAGGAGGCCCCCAGCCCGTCCCTGACCCCCGCGCAGCGCGAGCGGTTCGGGCAGGCCGCGATCGCCGCCGCCCGGGCCGTCCGCTACCGCGGCGCCGGGACCGTCGAGTTCATCGTGGACGCCGCCGCGCCCGAGCAGCCGTTCTTCCTCGAGATGAACACCCGGTTGCAGGTCGAGCACGCCGTCACCGAAGCCGTGACCGGATACGACCTGGTGGCCGAGCAGATCCGGATCGCCGACGGGCAGCCGCTGTCGATCCGTCAGGACGAGGTCCGAGCGAGCGGCCACGCGATCGAGGCCCGCGTGTACGCCGAGGACCCCGACGCCGGGTTCCTGCCCACCGGCGGCACGGTGCTGGACCTCGCCCTGCCGGAGGGCGTGCGGGTGGACCACGCGCTCGCCGTCGGCACGACCGTCTCCAGCAGCTACGATCCGATGCTCGCGAAGGTGATCGCCCACGCCCCCACGCGCGAGCAGGCGGTGGCGTCCCTGGATCGCGCCCTGGCCTCCACCCACGTGCTCGGCGTGGTCACCAACACCGCGTTCCTGCGGGCCCTGCTCGCGCTGGACGAGGTGGTGGCCGGAACCGTCGACACCGGGCTCGTCCAGCGCCGCCTCGACGAGCTCACCCGCCCTCCACCCGGCCCGCGGACGCTGGCCGTCGCGGCCCTGGTGCGCTGGGACCGGATCGCCCGCAGCCGCCCCGACGACCTCTGGCACGCCCCGACGGGGTGGCGGTTGGGGGCGCAGGCCCCGTTCACGGTCCGCTTCGACGCAGCCGACGGCGCCGGTGAGCCCGGTGCGGTCCCGCGGACGGTCGAGCTGACCGGCTCGCCCGCCGCGGCCCGGGCACGGATCGACGGGGAGGAGATCGCCCTGACCCTGCATCCCGGGGCCGTCACCGTCGACGGGATCCGCCTGCCCCTGATCCGGCACGGCACCGAGACGGCGGTGTGGATCGGTCTGCCCGGCGAGGACCGGGAACTGATCCTGCACTCCCCGCGCCGCAGCGTCGGCGTGCGCGATGCGGCCCCCGCCCTGGAGTCCCCGATGCCCGGGACGGTGACCGCCGTGCTGGCCGCCGAGGGGGCCGAGGTCGCTGCCGGGGACCCGGTGCTGGTGGTGGAGGCGATGAAGATGGAGCACACCCTGTCTGCGCCGAGCGCCGGGACGGTGCGCCTGCGCGTGGCGGTCGGGGACCGGGTGGCCCGCGGCGCGGAGCTCGCCCAGGTGATCACCGAGCAGACCGTCCCCGACGAGAGCCTCCCGGACGAGACCGTTCCCGACCGGACCAGGAGGCCCGACGATGAGCCCTGA
- a CDS encoding phosphogluconate dehydrogenase C-terminal domain-containing protein, with the protein MTSSKELNPLFGKTVELDPAISVAVVGAAGKMGTRVSNNLNLTDAPVHYVEASEAGRQRLAELGREVTGIEEAAAAADVVILAIPDTALGTVSAQVVPLMKADSVLLTLDPAAAYAGLLTEREDVHQACAHPAHPSVFLERTTKEEWADTFGGIAAPQEVVAAYEGDDEAIRERTAAVIRAIYAPVIDVHWVSVKQLAQLEPTLVETTGCMIGQFLKDAMDHAIDEVGIPEDAVKALFHGHIFISLTNALRGSNPFSDACLRAMDYGRESIIKSDWTKVWDDDELDKVLARMLEIDSIER; encoded by the coding sequence ATGACCAGCAGCAAAGAGCTGAATCCCCTGTTCGGCAAGACCGTCGAGCTCGACCCCGCCATCTCCGTCGCCGTCGTCGGCGCCGCCGGGAAGATGGGCACCCGCGTCTCGAACAACCTCAACCTCACCGACGCCCCCGTCCACTACGTCGAAGCGTCCGAGGCCGGCCGGCAGCGCCTGGCCGAGCTGGGACGAGAGGTCACGGGGATCGAGGAGGCCGCCGCGGCGGCCGACGTCGTCATCCTCGCCATCCCCGATACGGCCCTCGGGACCGTCTCCGCACAGGTCGTGCCGCTGATGAAGGCAGATTCGGTGCTGCTGACCCTCGATCCGGCCGCTGCCTATGCCGGGCTGCTCACCGAGCGTGAGGACGTCCACCAGGCCTGCGCGCACCCCGCCCATCCGTCGGTCTTCCTCGAGCGCACCACGAAGGAGGAGTGGGCCGACACGTTCGGCGGCATCGCCGCGCCGCAGGAGGTCGTCGCGGCCTACGAGGGCGATGACGAGGCGATCCGCGAGCGCACCGCCGCCGTGATCCGCGCGATCTACGCCCCCGTGATCGACGTGCACTGGGTGAGCGTCAAGCAGCTCGCCCAGCTCGAGCCGACCCTGGTCGAGACCACCGGATGCATGATCGGACAGTTCCTCAAGGACGCCATGGACCACGCGATCGACGAGGTCGGGATCCCCGAGGACGCGGTCAAGGCGCTGTTCCACGGGCACATCTTCATCTCCCTGACCAACGCCCTGCGCGGCTCGAACCCGTTCTCCGACGCCTGCCTGCGGGCCATGGACTACGGCCGCGAGTCGATCATCAAGTCCGACTGGACGAAGGTCTGGGACGACGACGAGCTCGACAAGGTCCTCGCCCGCATGCTCGAGATCGACTCCATCGAGCGCTGA
- a CDS encoding MaoC family dehydratase, with translation MSPDPEHVPRIVQRGLYADELQVGAIYAHRPGRTVTEADNVLFSTMTMNPQALHLDAAWSESTEFGQRLVNSMFTLATVVGASVAQLTQGTLVANLGFSEITFPHPLHLGDTLYSETEVTAVRPSRSRPGQAVVSLVHTGRDQHGEVVVRAARATLMHQSQGPVS, from the coding sequence ATGAGCCCTGACCCCGAGCACGTCCCCCGGATCGTGCAGCGCGGTCTGTACGCCGACGAGCTGCAGGTGGGAGCGATCTACGCGCACCGCCCGGGCCGCACGGTCACCGAGGCCGACAACGTCCTGTTCTCCACCATGACGATGAACCCGCAGGCCCTGCACCTCGACGCCGCCTGGAGCGAGTCCACCGAGTTCGGACAGCGCCTGGTCAACTCGATGTTCACCCTCGCCACCGTGGTCGGGGCCTCCGTCGCCCAGCTCACCCAGGGCACCCTGGTGGCCAATCTCGGCTTCTCCGAGATCACCTTCCCGCATCCGCTGCACCTCGGCGACACCCTGTACAGCGAGACGGAGGTGACCGCGGTCCGCCCCTCGCGGTCCCGCCCCGGCCAGGCCGTCGTCTCCCTCGTCCACACCGGGCGCGACCAGCACGGCGAGGTCGTCGTCCGGGCGGCGCGAGCCACGCTGATGCATCAGTCGCAGGGACCGGTCTCATGA
- a CDS encoding triose-phosphate isomerase, with protein sequence MSTLWIGTSWKMTKTLAEARAWATGLRDHLGDTAGGGTASDSAGDTASDGARGATAPSGVQPFVIPSFTATTTVSEVLGEDSPVLLGVQNAHWEDAGAWTGEVSVPQAKDAGAQIVEIGHSERREHFGETVETTRRKVAAALRHGLTPLLCIGESAEVKERGGSSAFILEQAAGALQGLDAGELARVVIAYEPIWAIGEAGRPATAEELVAPFAALGAAYSGKVSGLLYGGSVNLDNAADLLGIEHVSGLFVGRTAWRLEGYLELLRIAEAHAAGRRT encoded by the coding sequence ATGAGCACCCTCTGGATCGGTACCAGCTGGAAAATGACCAAGACCCTCGCCGAGGCCCGGGCCTGGGCCACCGGCCTGCGCGATCACCTCGGCGACACGGCGGGCGGCGGCACGGCGAGCGACAGCGCGGGCGACACGGCGAGCGACGGCGCGCGCGGAGCCACGGCCCCGTCCGGTGTGCAGCCGTTCGTGATCCCCTCCTTCACCGCCACCACCACGGTGTCCGAGGTGCTCGGCGAGGACTCCCCCGTGCTGCTCGGGGTGCAGAACGCCCACTGGGAGGACGCCGGCGCCTGGACCGGGGAGGTCTCCGTCCCGCAGGCGAAGGATGCCGGGGCGCAGATCGTCGAGATCGGCCATTCCGAGCGTCGTGAGCACTTCGGGGAGACCGTGGAGACCACGCGACGGAAGGTCGCCGCGGCGCTGCGCCACGGGCTGACGCCTCTGCTGTGCATCGGCGAGAGCGCCGAGGTCAAGGAGCGGGGAGGCTCGAGCGCGTTCATCCTCGAGCAGGCCGCCGGCGCGCTGCAGGGTCTGGACGCCGGGGAGCTCGCCCGCGTCGTCATCGCCTACGAGCCGATCTGGGCGATCGGCGAGGCGGGCCGTCCGGCCACCGCCGAGGAGCTCGTCGCGCCCTTCGCCGCGCTCGGTGCGGCCTACTCCGGGAAGGTCTCGGGGCTGCTGTACGGAGGCTCCGTGAACCTCGACAACGCCGCCGACCTGCTCGGGATCGAGCACGTCAGCGGCCTGTTCGTCGGCCGCACCGCGTGGCGGCTGGAGGGCTACCTCGAGCTGCTGCGGATCGCGGAGGCCCACGCCGCGGGCCGACGGACCTGA
- a CDS encoding gluconate:H+ symporter has protein sequence MDPLLPVGIAAVAIAILLFTVIKLKWPAYVALLVVSVLTALAGGIAIQDVVPLMIEGMGGTLGSVALLVGLGAMLGGIIEKTGGAEIIAHRAAEVLGPKRLESALLIASGLVAVPIFFDVAFIILVPIIFAFAKAAGHRGPVAIGMPIAVFMVFIHNTVPPHPGVVGSTTLLGPDLMGLVTILGVALAIPMGFLVHLVGRRVLRRSFALTTEVEAQYAAAGAAHLGSGATGSGTAGTDPGADDAADGSSDRRPPASLVVGLILLPILMIACGTVGTLVTTEGSLAANVLSFIGAPALALLVATLAAMYLLGIMHGWGREQISQVMDGALGPAAIVILVTGAGGVFAEVLTETGVGDAVSGLLLDAGVPILLLAFLIALAFKVAQGSGTVATLSAAGIVQGTVAAGDFSSLQVALIILAIGLGSVSLSHINDSGFWIATKFLGLSVADGLRTWSVLTTILGFSAMVIVSLTWVIVS, from the coding sequence ATGGACCCGTTGCTCCCGGTCGGGATCGCCGCCGTCGCGATCGCGATCCTCCTGTTCACCGTCATCAAGCTCAAGTGGCCCGCCTATGTCGCGCTGCTGGTCGTCTCGGTCCTGACAGCCCTGGCCGGCGGCATCGCGATCCAGGACGTCGTGCCGCTGATGATCGAGGGGATGGGCGGCACCCTCGGCTCCGTCGCCCTGCTGGTGGGGCTCGGCGCCATGCTCGGCGGGATCATCGAGAAGACCGGCGGTGCCGAGATCATCGCGCACCGCGCGGCCGAGGTCCTCGGTCCCAAGCGGCTCGAGTCCGCGCTGCTGATCGCCTCCGGCCTCGTCGCCGTCCCGATCTTCTTCGACGTCGCCTTCATCATCCTGGTGCCGATCATCTTCGCCTTCGCCAAGGCCGCCGGCCACCGCGGCCCGGTCGCGATCGGCATGCCGATCGCCGTCTTCATGGTGTTCATCCACAACACCGTCCCGCCCCACCCCGGCGTCGTCGGCTCCACCACGCTGCTCGGCCCCGATCTCATGGGGCTGGTGACGATCCTGGGCGTGGCCCTCGCGATCCCGATGGGCTTCCTGGTCCACCTGGTCGGCAGGCGCGTGCTCCGCCGCAGCTTCGCCCTGACCACCGAGGTCGAGGCCCAGTACGCCGCCGCCGGCGCCGCGCACCTCGGTTCCGGGGCGACCGGATCCGGCACGGCGGGCACCGACCCCGGCGCCGACGATGCCGCCGACGGCTCCTCCGACCGGCGACCCCCGGCGAGCCTGGTGGTCGGGCTCATCCTGCTGCCCATCCTGATGATCGCCTGCGGCACGGTCGGCACCCTCGTCACCACCGAGGGCTCCCTGGCCGCGAACGTGCTGTCGTTCATCGGGGCTCCGGCCCTCGCCCTCCTGGTCGCGACCCTCGCCGCCATGTACCTGCTGGGCATCATGCACGGCTGGGGCCGTGAGCAGATCAGCCAGGTCATGGACGGCGCCCTCGGCCCCGCCGCGATCGTCATCCTGGTCACCGGCGCCGGCGGCGTGTTCGCCGAGGTGCTCACGGAGACCGGCGTGGGCGATGCCGTCTCGGGCCTGCTGCTCGACGCCGGCGTGCCGATCCTGCTGCTGGCCTTCCTGATCGCCCTGGCCTTCAAGGTCGCCCAGGGCTCCGGGACCGTCGCCACCCTCTCCGCGGCCGGGATCGTCCAGGGGACCGTCGCGGCAGGAGACTTCTCGAGCCTCCAGGTCGCGCTGATCATCCTGGCCATCGGACTGGGCTCGGTGTCGCTCTCGCACATCAACGACTCAGGATTCTGGATCGCCACGAAGTTCCTCGGGCTCTCCGTGGCCGACGGTCTGCGCACCTGGTCGGTGCTGACCACCATCCTGGGCTTCAGCGCGATGGTGATCGTGAGCCTGACCTGGGTGATCGTCTCCTGA
- a CDS encoding CoA ester lyase has protein sequence MSAPEAPREADERERLPLGPALMFCPGDRPDRFGKAAARADAVLLDLEDGVGPAHKAAAREAVGAHGLDPARTVVRVNAAGSPQLAADLAALEPLRPRYVMIPKAESCEDVDRIAAALPGAGVLALCETARGVLAAGEIAAHPAVVALMWGGEDLISSLSGTSSRHADGSYRDVVRHARSAVLLAARAHGRSALDAIHTDLADADGWRAEAEDAAASGFTATACIHPAQVPVIRAAYAPTPAQAAWARDLLAAAEAAGSGAFEHDGRMVDGPILRHAHLLAERSSPAPSPPPPPDA, from the coding sequence ATGAGCGCGCCGGAGGCACCGCGCGAGGCCGACGAGCGGGAGAGGCTCCCGCTGGGACCGGCGCTGATGTTCTGCCCCGGGGACCGACCGGACCGCTTCGGCAAGGCCGCTGCCCGGGCCGACGCCGTCCTGTTGGACCTCGAGGACGGCGTCGGCCCCGCGCACAAGGCCGCTGCGCGGGAGGCCGTCGGCGCCCACGGGCTCGACCCGGCTCGCACGGTGGTCCGGGTCAACGCTGCCGGCAGCCCCCAGCTGGCCGCGGATCTCGCCGCCCTCGAACCCCTGCGCCCCCGGTACGTGATGATCCCCAAGGCGGAGAGCTGCGAGGACGTCGACCGCATCGCCGCCGCGCTGCCCGGAGCCGGAGTGCTGGCGCTGTGCGAGACGGCCCGCGGGGTGCTCGCCGCCGGTGAGATCGCCGCCCACCCCGCCGTGGTGGCGCTCATGTGGGGCGGGGAGGACCTGATCTCCTCGCTGTCCGGCACCTCCTCGCGGCACGCCGACGGCAGCTACCGGGACGTCGTCCGCCATGCCCGATCCGCCGTGCTCCTGGCCGCCCGCGCCCACGGACGCAGCGCCCTCGACGCGATCCACACCGACCTCGCCGACGCCGACGGCTGGCGCGCCGAGGCCGAGGACGCCGCCGCCAGCGGCTTCACCGCCACGGCCTGCATCCACCCCGCCCAGGTCCCCGTCATCCGTGCCGCCTACGCCCCCACCCCCGCCCAGGCCGCCTGGGCCCGCGATCTCCTGGCCGCCGCGGAGGCGGCCGGGTCGGGGGCGTTCGAGCACGACGGCCGCATGGTCGACGGGCCGATCCTGCGCCACGCCCACCTGCTGGCGGAGCGATCCTCGCCTGCGCCGTCCCCACCGCCCCCGCCCGACGCCTGA
- a CDS encoding dihydroxyacetone kinase family protein encodes MTYLLNDPADFATDAVRGLALSHPDHVAVVHGGVVRATETPAGRPALVIGGGSGHYPAFAGWVGPGMGHGAPCGNVFASPSASQVHSVARNAENGGGVILGFGNYAGDVLHFGAAAEKLRAEGIDVRIVKVSDDIASNSPENHRDRRGIAGDLPVFKIAGAAIEAGADLEEAERIAWAANDATRSFGVAVDGCTLPGADEPLFHVAEGQMGVGLGIHGEPGVRDEPLGSADEIATLLVEGILAEQPARTEGGYQGRAAVILNGLGTVKYEELFIVYAKVGELLEAAGITPVRPEVGEFVTSLDMAGLSLTLVFLDEELEAHWLAPVDTPAYHRGAMPDVERPLRTSFWEPGADRTPASTDESREVAATIAGVLDLFEAVCAREEAELGRIDAIAGDGDHGQGMAYGSRGAAAAARAALEDGAGARTVLVRAGEAWAESAGGTSGALWGGALTAAGGVFTDDDGCSPRTIVEALDAGIDAVQRLGGARVGDKTMIDAAVPFRAALADAFTGENAAPAIRSAASSARRAADATADITAVLGRARVLGDRSLGAPDPGAISFSILMTELGAHLS; translated from the coding sequence ATGACTTACCTGCTGAACGACCCGGCCGACTTCGCGACCGACGCAGTCCGCGGCCTGGCCCTGTCCCATCCCGATCATGTGGCCGTCGTGCACGGCGGCGTGGTGCGGGCCACCGAGACCCCGGCCGGCCGACCGGCCCTGGTGATCGGCGGCGGCTCCGGCCACTACCCCGCCTTCGCCGGCTGGGTGGGCCCGGGCATGGGCCACGGAGCCCCCTGCGGCAACGTGTTCGCCTCCCCGTCGGCCTCCCAGGTCCACTCGGTGGCGCGCAACGCCGAGAACGGCGGCGGCGTGATCCTCGGCTTCGGCAACTACGCCGGCGACGTCCTGCATTTCGGGGCGGCCGCCGAGAAGCTGCGCGCCGAGGGCATCGACGTGCGGATCGTGAAGGTCAGCGACGACATCGCCTCCAACTCCCCCGAGAACCACCGCGACCGCCGCGGCATCGCCGGTGATCTGCCGGTGTTCAAGATCGCCGGAGCCGCGATCGAGGCCGGCGCGGACCTCGAGGAGGCCGAGCGGATCGCCTGGGCGGCGAACGACGCCACCCGCTCCTTCGGCGTCGCCGTCGACGGCTGCACCCTGCCCGGTGCGGACGAGCCGCTGTTCCATGTGGCCGAGGGCCAGATGGGCGTGGGCCTGGGCATCCACGGCGAGCCCGGGGTGCGCGACGAGCCCCTCGGTTCGGCCGACGAGATCGCGACGCTGCTGGTCGAGGGCATCCTCGCCGAGCAGCCGGCTCGGACGGAGGGCGGTTATCAGGGTCGTGCCGCGGTGATCCTCAACGGTCTGGGCACGGTGAAGTACGAGGAGCTGTTCATCGTCTACGCGAAGGTCGGCGAGCTGCTCGAGGCCGCCGGCATCACCCCGGTGCGCCCGGAGGTCGGCGAGTTCGTCACCAGCTTGGACATGGCCGGGCTCTCCCTGACCCTCGTGTTCCTCGACGAGGAGCTCGAGGCTCACTGGCTGGCTCCGGTCGACACCCCCGCCTACCACCGCGGCGCGATGCCCGACGTCGAGCGCCCGCTGCGCACGTCCTTCTGGGAGCCCGGGGCCGACCGGACCCCCGCCTCCACGGACGAGTCCCGCGAGGTCGCGGCGACGATCGCCGGTGTGCTCGACCTGTTCGAGGCGGTCTGCGCCCGTGAGGAGGCCGAACTGGGCCGCATCGACGCGATCGCGGGCGACGGCGACCACGGTCAGGGCATGGCCTACGGGTCGCGAGGCGCCGCGGCGGCGGCGCGCGCCGCTCTCGAGGACGGGGCCGGGGCGCGCACCGTCCTGGTCCGCGCCGGCGAGGCCTGGGCGGAGTCGGCCGGGGGCACCTCCGGCGCGCTGTGGGGCGGAGCGCTGACGGCCGCGGGCGGCGTCTTCACCGACGACGACGGCTGTTCGCCGCGCACGATCGTCGAGGCGCTCGATGCCGGCATCGACGCGGTCCAGCGCCTGGGCGGGGCCCGGGTGGGCGACAAGACCATGATCGACGCCGCCGTTCCCTTCCGTGCCGCCCTCGCCGACGCCTTCACCGGCGAGAACGCCGCCCCGGCGATCCGGTCGGCGGCGAGCTCCGCGCGGCGGGCCGCCGACGCCACCGCCGACATCACCGCGGTCCTCGGCCGTGCCCGGGTCCTCGGTGACCGATCGCTGGGCGCCCCCGACCCCGGCGCGATCTCGTTCTCGATCCTCATGACCGAGCTCGGCGCGCATCTCTCCTGA
- a CDS encoding GntR family transcriptional regulator yields the protein MAIRRQVLRDEVEELILQRLLESRWAPGSRLSIDGLARDLEVSPTPVREAMVSLERSGLVEYVALRGYVVAPPLDAAHMRELLDARKVVETAALGRAFTEWDALVADLEEAHRHHAEVLERIDAAGPEDYALLDEHFRADWAFHRVFFAHADNRYLRTMVENLSTYSHRMRQTWSGGPGTFDGHTAHEEHGLILQKVRQHHHDGALLALSAHLDAVLGRSLPVEEDVVVGAADADG from the coding sequence ATGGCCATCCGACGACAGGTCCTGCGCGACGAGGTCGAGGAGCTCATCCTGCAGCGGCTGCTCGAATCGCGCTGGGCGCCCGGATCCCGCCTCAGCATCGACGGACTGGCCCGTGACCTGGAGGTCTCCCCGACACCTGTGCGTGAGGCGATGGTGTCGCTCGAGCGTTCGGGACTGGTCGAGTACGTCGCCCTGCGCGGCTACGTGGTCGCGCCGCCGCTGGACGCCGCGCACATGCGGGAACTGCTGGACGCGCGCAAGGTCGTCGAAACCGCCGCGCTCGGCCGCGCCTTCACCGAGTGGGACGCGCTGGTCGCCGACCTCGAGGAGGCCCACCGTCATCACGCCGAGGTCCTCGAGCGCATCGATGCGGCGGGCCCGGAGGACTACGCCCTGCTGGACGAGCACTTCCGGGCCGACTGGGCCTTCCACCGGGTGTTCTTCGCCCATGCCGACAACCGCTACCTGCGCACCATGGTGGAGAACCTCAGCACGTACTCCCACCGCATGCGGCAGACCTGGTCCGGCGGGCCGGGGACCTTCGACGGCCACACCGCGCACGAGGAGCACGGCCTGATCCTCCAGAAGGTGCGCCAGCATCATCACGACGGCGCGCTGCTGGCGCTCTCGGCCCACCTCGATGCGGTGCTGGGGCGTTCCCTGCCGGTGGAGGAGGACGTCGTCGTGGGGGCGGCAGACGCGGACGGCTGA